In Streptomyces sannanensis, the DNA window GTGTCGCGTCCGCGCAGGACGATCCGTACGCGGTGGGCATCACGGGGCCGTCGTCGGGCATCCTCACGGGGAACAACGTCCTGGTGCCGATCGGCCTGGACCTGAATGCCTGCGGCAACAGTATTAACGTCATCGGGCTGCTGAACCCGGCGTGGGGCAGCACCTGCTCGAACGGCTGAGCCGCGAGCGGCCGGGCCGTGGGCCCGCGGCCCGGCCGCCACTGTGCTGGTCCAGGATGCGCGTCGGCCAAGCCGAGGCGCGTCCTGACTGTGTGACCTGCCTGGCGGCGTGAGGGCCGCACCCTCATGGAG includes these proteins:
- a CDS encoding chaplin, yielding MKLKKAAVVLIAAGGLIAFGSGVASAQDDPYAVGITGPSSGILTGNNVLVPIGLDLNACGNSINVIGLLNPAWGSTCSNG